Within Urocitellus parryii isolate mUroPar1 chromosome 10, mUroPar1.hap1, whole genome shotgun sequence, the genomic segment ACTATTTTCATAAGTGTATCACAGAATGAGAACAAATCCATGTTTGCAATTAGTTCACCAACTGAGGTTGTATTACTCTACCTTTTTTGTGTAATATCATCCCCTGTATGAATAGCTTTGGACCACAAACCTGTGAGACAAAGATTGAACATAAGTTAATGCTGCTATATTTTACTGGAATTACACAGAGTACCTTGATGCCCCATTCAAGTCAAAGAAATAACACACAATGGTCTccctacagaaaataattatacttttGAAGAATGCTCTGGACAAAGTACAGTCTGCATggtcaatatttagaaaaaatttagCTTGTTTGTCTCTTCtctaaaaatggttttaaatataaGCTTTCTATATTAGAGAATATACATTTTATGTTCAAAAGTTGCTCATTATTATACAGtgagaaaagaacaaatcatgcatataaaatgcaatgaagaaaagaaaagcaagtatatggttttaaaaatacaagtagtGAAATATTGTCTCCTCCACATCTTCTTCCTTTTGTAGGGAGAAGAGTTTATAGTTTGAATATTAAATGTGTCCCAAAAGATTGGTCCCTGGCTCAAGGCACCACTGGGAGGTGATAGAATTTTTAGATTGTCAGGCCCAGTGGAAGAAAGTTAGGTCATTTGGCATATGCCCTTGAAAGGAATACTGGGATCTAAgacccttctcttcctctctgtatgTCTCTTTTTTAATTCCTAGCCACTTTCTCTGCCATACTCTCCTACCGTGATGTACCCCCTCAAAATCAGCCCAAAGCAGTGGTGCCAACAGACTGTGAAATGTCCCAAACTGTGAGACAAGATAATATTTACTTCCTTATCAGTTCATTATCTCAGGAATTTTATTAGAGTACCAATGCAAAGTTGACTAATACACAACAGAGATTTAATTAAATGATATGGGATTGCTGTTATTTTAGATACTAATTTAGCAGTTGGTATGTATTGATGATctcaaataagaataattttcaaagaatccCAAGAAAACATGTCTTTACCAGGAGCTTTCTAAAAGGTGAGGTGATTTGATATAAAGGTTGACCAGATCTACTCTGGAGAAATGCTGGCTGAACCTCTTTGATTGTGGTATAAGTGCTCCATGTGGGACACAGAAAGGTGACAAGAAAGACTACTCACACCCAGTTACATATAGCACATTCTACCAAAGTATCAACTGGATATCAGGGCAAAAGTtgccacatacaaataataacctaagaaatacaataatttaaatgTGTAGTTATACATGTATACTCCTAGATTCTAAACAAGACTCTTGGAACAGTTTCATTGAAATTCTAAAGCATATCACCATGATCATAAAAATCTTAACCTTATTGAAGGAGTGATTTAAGGGGTGATGATTGGAAAAGTTCAAGAAATTTTAAGATAAGCTACATAGGAATACAGAGATGAGAGAAATTGAATAAAGTTTCATCTCTAACTTCCTTTTTGTACTCCTAAATTCAAAAACATAATAActacaataaaattattcttcagaTAACTTGAATGCAACACATTGCTTAgtaaaacaataatgataaatatcTAAAGATGAGTtaaattcctaggtattttattttttttaattttttatttgtatatggacatgatgactttattttatttattgttatgtggtgctgaagattgaacccagtgcttcacacatggcAGTGAAGTGCTCTATAACTAAGCCACAAATCCTGCCCCAGTTCCTATGTATTGTCTGcttccaagaacaaaatataaacacagtAACATTAGATTAGATTAGAAAATTTTACActactgttaaaaaaattaacaataactcTTAAAAAACAGTAAGGTACACTCATTCAAGTATCTGCCTCACTGAAATCATATTTTCAGTAGGGGAGTCCTGTGATTTGAACATAGCTTGTGACCACCCATGTTTGTGTTGAGGTTTGTACAATATTGAGAGGTGTgattattttagtcaactttttcatcactgtgactaaaattcctaagaacaacttagaggagaaaaagtttgtttggggcttaaggtttcagaggtctcagtccattgatggctaatccattgctctgggcctaaggtgaagtAGCACATCCTGAGGGAAGTCCCAGCAAAGAAAAACCACTCAGCTCATGTCAGCAtctggaaggagagagggagagagaggaacaaagagagagaggcaCCACAGGACAGATGAACCCTTCTAGGGCATACAAACTTTTATAACCTTGAGGTACTCTACCTTGTGTTTGTCCTTCTATCATCCACATGATCAGCCTGTACAATTGTACTTTGAAGTTCAGAAGTTATACTTTAACTTTGGATTGATTTATCCTGAGACATATAAGCctgagaaattgaagaaaagaagagCTGCTAATGTAAAAGAAGCATTACATTGCACCAATATGTCTGTGAAAAGGAAGTCAGTCCTTCTGCTGATACAACTGATGTGTTACTTTAGCTCTGGAAGCTGTGGAAAAGTGCTGGTGTGGCCCACAGAATACAGCCATTGGATGAACATGAAGACAATCCTGGATGAACTTATCCAGAGAGGTCATGAGGTGACTGTTCTGACATCAACAGCTTCCATTCTTATTAATCCCAACACAACATCTGCTATTAATTTTGAAGTTTACCCTGCACCATCAAGTGAACAACATTTGGAAGAATTTTTCTCCAATTGGATCCATGAATGGATTTATGATGCTCCAAAAAATGTCTTTTGGGGATTTCATCTATTATCGCAAAAACTTTTCAAGGAATATTCTGATACAATTGAACAACTCTGCAGAAATGtagttttaaacaagaaaattatgATGAAACTACATGAGTCAAAATTTGATGTGGTTCTTGCAGATGCAGTTGGTCCCTGTGGTGAGCTGCTGGCTGAGCTACTTAAAGTACCATTTGTATACACTCTCCGCTTTACTCCTGGCTATACATATGAAAAGTACAGTGGTGGACTTTCATTCCCTCCTTCCTATGTGCCCATTGTTATGTCTCAATTAAGTGCTCAAATGACATTCATGGATCGGATTAAAAACATAATGTAtatgctttattttgatttttggttcCAAACATTTGATGTGAAGAAATGGAATCAGTTTTACAGTGAAGTTCTAGGTAAGCTGTTTCTTTGATTAGTACTGTGAAACCTAAATTTCCTGTGACTTTGAACCTGATCTTGCATGAATATAAAAtcagaagaattttcttttctgtaagtaaaagaatagaatgaaaatataagatgaaCAAATAGTTTCACCAATAAAAAAGGGCAGTTATATTATAGGGCCAATTAGAAACCAGTGGCAATTACTTATTCAAAATGTTTCAGGAAATAATAACCTGCAAATTTAATCATGGAAGATTTCTCTGAGCAATTACATATGCATTTTACTATTGTTTTCATCTTTAAGGACACTCATTATTAATCTCACTAAATGTTTTAATGATGATAGGTATAGACATTAATAACATACACATGTATTACTAGCACAACCATATATGTACCATGGAGGAAATTGTTTACTTTTGAATAGCTCTGTTTCTTcagttagaaatttaaaaaaatgtatttatttgcatTCCTGTGAAGATTACTTCACCGTTACCAGGGTCTCTATCTCAGGCACAGAAAGTTATACATTGTGATACCTTATATTTCATATTCCttgataaaaacaaactaatcatGTGTTAAGCCCTAAAACCTTGGTGTAGAGTAAAACCACACCTTATTagtctatattttttaaactgcatATACCATTTAAGACGATATGAACTAAATTAAGCATGAGAACCAAtctctattttaatatttgtgtaaaCTTTCTGGCTGtaactttcaaaaatgtttattttttacaaagtgAATACTATTAATCTCTCAATATGAGGCAAATGCAGTAGAGGTCATTAGGAATTCAGGCATACTCTGTGAATCACTACAGTTCACTTGAAGAATGAAGGATAAAGGGAATGGTTTGCTCAATTGTAAAAATTGACTGACTACTCCTAGAAAAGATATGTCTACAGTTATGGGAGCCCTGATTGTTCATGGATCtcacaaaaattctaaaaaattaggtttcttttgttgttttagagaaaaaataaaatgcattttttacttcTAATGAGGCTTAggttaaaaatttaattgtgattgtaaatatactaataaaatactAGAAAGTACCCACACAACTAGTTTATGTATgtattaacatatataaaatgcatCAAATATAGTATGTAAAAATGTGCTCTAAAACACATACCCATTGTAGTTTGCAAACacaagaacacacacatacacaagtgcATTTGGACACCTTGCCCACATAAATCCAACTCATTTCAAGGCAATATATCAAGCATTCAAGGTACatgtctctcattttcttttcttctctttctccattcAGGGAGACCCACTACAATATATGAGACAATGGGGAAAGGTGATTTTTGGCTCATTCGAACCTATTGGGATTTAGAATTTCCTCGTCCATTCTTACCAAATTTTGACTTTGTTGGAGGACTCCACTGTAAACCTGCCAAACCCCTCCCTAAGGTGAatcttctcctgttttctttgttctgttaATTAACATTTTTGGTAGAAATGACTCTGCATTTTTAATTCAGAGTGTTTaactcagagatatgaaaagcaACATAAAGAGTTCTGCAAATTATAGAACCAGGCATTTCTATGCCATCACATGTAATGGCGTTTCATTATTGTCATAGAAGAAAGTAGGATATTGGGTATCCTTTGAGAATAATCAGTAAAAATGTCATTCattatgtaataaataataaagaatcaataatttattctaataaatacaaagaatatttattaagtggCTGTCATATACCAGAGATAAGTGTTGGATATAGAGAGTTATAAAGTTGACACAGTTTCTGCATCAACCAGATCTTATATTCCGTCTGGGTACAGAGACTGTAACAAgtaataaatttgtgtgtgttATCATAAGGAAATTATACAATACTAATGAAACCTAAaccaaagataatttaaaaaaatcctaaaagtcTCGATAACAAAGGTGAATGCTAAAGAATTCACAGGATAGGAAAATGGgttgagggagagaggaagacacaaaAGGAAAGAACATACAATAGTAAGGAAAACTCCCAAGAACTTCAAGAGTAGTTCAGCAGGAGAAGGCCCAGCAAAGAGCAGATGTTGCTAGAGAGGTAAGTGAAAGACAGATAATTAGTAGGAGTTTAAAATATCTGTGAATTACATTGGGTAGCCAATGAAAAGAGTTAAGCATAAGAGAAATATGAATAAagtttccattttgaaaaatttcaaaatgcagtCACCAAGCAGGATTTTAGAGGGAAAGACAATGCAGAGGAACCACTCAGAAAGTTGTTGCAAGACTGCAGATAACAAATGTTGTAAACATGGATGAGGTTGTTCTTACATGTGACTGTgcttatttatctattaatattCAAACTTCATATTGTGTAACCTGGAAAAAGTAGATAATACTGATACACAATATCCTTGGTACAAACATAGGATCCATAGCAATATTCGCTATTGtaattattccttttttgtttctataaaactattttttcttctgaaaaactgAACATTGTTATCTACTTTTGAAGACCCTAACTATACCAAAAAGGTTGGATTAACCCTTAGAAATAGTAGTATTTgggtatttttacatttaattcattttagcaTCCCCTAAACACTGTTGTGTACATGATTTGGATTATATTCAAATTGAGAGATAGAAACTCACAATATGGCTGATACAAACTACCATAGATTTTCTCTTGTAATTGTAGACCGCCCAGGTATAGTATGATAGCTCTATTACCAATAATATTAATTAGGtaatatgtgccaggcacagtggataCAATTTCATATATAACAGAAAGTAGAAACTAGGTAAATCAATAATGTATTTTCAACCAAAGACCTAGAGAATAGATAATCCATCAATTTGCTTAAAGGTAAATGTCTGAGTTTTGGCAATCAAATGATTAAGTAGAATTGCTGAAATTATATTGTAAGTGTTCAAGTTCTTCACAACCTTTTAGCTTTAAAGTAATTGCTTTTCTCAGTGATATAAATGTGTGGCCTCTACTTGTCTTCACTCCAGCATTTGAACAAACTCACCTGAGAACTCAGACTATTACATCTTAGACCATGATAGGGATGTTTAGCTTGAGAGAGCTTTCTGCCATATGCCAACCTTAGAGGACACCTCAGGAAAACTATCTTGGAAAAGTTAAGTCTCAACATCACAGCACAGCTTCCCAACAGaatgaacataggaaatataTACTGCAAAGATAATGATTACCTAAgttttcttgtcatttatttttgacCACAGCCCTTTAGTTTACAATTACAAAATCATTCTGTCAACAAATAGGATAATATTTCATAGGAGGAAACAGAAGTGtctaaaacatttcaaataaataccatgcttagaagaaaacattactTGCCATACTGTTATGTGATCTCTTAAGCATTTCTTTTTCCCTACCTTCTTAAAGGCACCAACATATTGAGATCTTATCTCAAGCCTTGTATTCAatagaattattttgttgtttgtgaTAAGTTCCATacaatataaacagaaaacaaaagttagTGAAAGTTCTGACTAAAAACTGAGACAGAGTTATTGTAAATTTTAAGCCATTAGCCTCTGATCTTCAGAGATTTCCCCATTCACAGTAGGAGAAAGAGACCTTATCAATAAAAGGGGAAAGAcagcagaagaggaggaggaggaagagaaggtagATAGCAGTGTGATCATGATAAGGAATAATAGTAGCTGGttttatttaatagaataaaCAAGATTAGAAAACAGGCCAGTATTAGAAACACTGTCTTCTTGatctttattatataaagtaatgCTCCCCCAAATTACTTACTTTTCCATTAATAATTATATTCTCAGACAATTTCGGTATTGTTTAAATACAGAAATTTGTCAAAATGACAAAGATTCAAATGTATCAATACTCAACAATGCAAATACCCTGGATTTAACAGTATACCAATTGTaattatacaaacaaaaaatcaaatgaatgtaATCTGTGTTTATGGTAGTTACTTATAGAAtacatattggaaaaaaatgtcttaacattaattaattaacacaTTATGTGATGTCATAGTTTGagtaatgattttaaaacttattctgGTACATACCACACCATCAGAATCACtttatttacttacatgtttatttttatctctctttttgtactatggattgaaatcatgtgcactcaactactgagacatatccccagccctattttacattttattgagagacattatctcactgagttgattagtgcttctctgttgctgaggctggttttgaactggagatcctcctgtcttaacctcctgacctgctgggattactggtgtatACCAACTTGCCCAgtacaattactttaaaaataaatgcttaaataCATTAAGTCATAATACAAGTTTAGTTGGAGACTAAAAGGCAAAATActgattataataatattattatttttgtgagaagaaaagattcagaaaagaaTTTTGATCTTCCATTtacattatatatgtgcatgtatctACTCATGTACTtacatgaacagaaaaaaaaagaccccaatgaaaaaattcaaattttgaatcAACAGTATCTCTAAATGAACCAAAGATAATTTTGGCAAATCTTCTTAGACATTACATACTTTCTTCATGCTCTTCCAAATTTTcatatgattaaattattttccttgaaaaataatgTTACAGAAAGACTGGGACCTGTCTGTGTCAGGGATTGATTGGTTTAAAAAGggtatatttataaaacagtaaTAGTGAGAAAATGTTTGTACAATACGAGATGAAGAACATTTTGAGCAGGgagaaaatatattgaatatattccTACAATTTGCTCTAGGTTACTGGAATCACAAAATAACTGGATGTGTCACAAGTTCCTAGGAGTAGTG encodes:
- the LOC113178220 gene encoding UDP-glucuronosyltransferase 2B17-like, with product MSVKRKSVLLLIQLMCYFSSGSCGKVLVWPTEYSHWMNMKTILDELIQRGHEVTVLTSTASILINPNTTSAINFEVYPAPSSEQHLEEFFSNWIHEWIYDAPKNVFWGFHLLSQKLFKEYSDTIEQLCRNVVLNKKIMMKLHESKFDVVLADAVGPCGELLAELLKVPFVYTLRFTPGYTYEKYSGGLSFPPSYVPIVMSQLSAQMTFMDRIKNIMYMLYFDFWFQTFDVKKWNQFYSEVLGRPTTIYETMGKGDFWLIRTYWDLEFPRPFLPNFDFVGGLHCKPAKPLPKEMEEFVQSSGENGIVVFSLGSMVANMPEEKANIIAFALAQIPQKVIWRYQGKKPDKLGPNTRIYNWIPQNDLLGHPKTKAFITHGGANGVYEGIYHGIPMVGIPLFADQPDNIAYVKAKGAAIRLEYRTLSTADLLKALRMVINDPLYKENAMKLSRIQHDQPVKPLDRAVFWIEFVMRHKGAKHLRVAAHDLSWFQYYSLDVIGFLLACVATVMFIITKCCLFCCKMFSKTGKKKKRE